The proteins below are encoded in one region of Eulemur rufifrons isolate Redbay chromosome 2, OSU_ERuf_1, whole genome shotgun sequence:
- the DIO3 gene encoding thyroxine 5-deiodinase, which produces MSRQAASRLVAGEGEGSQGASGPAATMLRSLLLHSLRLCAQTASCLVLFPRFLGTAFMLWLLDFLCIRKHFLGRRRRGQPEPEVELNSEGEEVPPDDPPICVSDDNRLCTLASLKAVWHGQKLDFFKQAHEGGPAPNSEVVLPDGFQSQRILDYAQGNRPLVLNFGSCTUPPFMARMSAFQRLVTKYQRDVDFLIIYIEEAHPSDGWITTDSPYIIPQHRSLEDRVSAARVLQRGAPGCSLVLDTMANSSSSAYGAYFERLYVIQSGTIMYQGGRGPDGYQVSELRTWLERYDEQLHGARPRRV; this is translated from the coding sequence ATGTCTCGCCAGGCCGCATCGCGGTTGGTGGCCGGCGAAGGCGAagggtctcagggggcttccggGCCTGCAGCCACCATGCTCCGCTCCCTGCTGCTTCACTCCCTGAGGCTCTGCGCCCAGACCGCCTCGTGCCTCGTACTGTTCCCGCGCTTCCTCGGCACGGCCTTCATGCTCTGGCTCCTCGACTTCCTGTGCATCCGCAAGCATTTTCTGGGCCGCCGCCGTCGGGGGCAGCCCGAGCCTGAAGTGGAGCTCAACAGTGAAGGTGAGGAGGTGCCCCCGGACGACCCGCCCATCTGCGTGTCCGACGACAACCGCCTGTGCACTCTGGCGTCGCTCAAGGCGGTGTGGCATGGCCAGAAGTTGGATTTCTTCAAACAGGCACACGAGGGCGGTCCGGCGCCCAACTCCGAGGTGGTCCTGCCCGACGGCTTCCAGAGCCAGCGCATCCTTGACTATGCGCAAGGGAACCGCCCGCTGGTGCTCAATTTCGGCAGCTGCACCTGACCACCATTTATGGCGCGCATGAGCGCCTTCCAGCGCCTGGTCACCAAGTACCAGCGTGACGTGGACTTCCTCATCATTTATATTGAGGAAGCGCATCCCTCCGACGGCTGGATCACCACAGACTCTCCCTACATCATCCCGCAGCACCGAAGCCTGGAGGACCGGGTCAGCGCTGCCAGGGTGCTGCAGCGAGGTGCACCCGGCTGCTCTCTGGTCCTCGACACCATGGCCAACTCCAGCAGCTCGGCCTATGGCGCCTACTTTGAGCGCCTCTACGTCATACAGAGTGGTACCATTATGTACCAGGGCGGCCGCGGCCCTGACGGCTACCAGGTCTCTGAGCTGCGCACTTGGCTAGAGCGCTATGATGAGCAACTGCATGGCGCTAGGCCCCGTAGGGTGTAA